A single region of the Gossypium arboreum isolate Shixiya-1 chromosome 12, ASM2569848v2, whole genome shotgun sequence genome encodes:
- the LOC108483742 gene encoding plant UBX domain-containing protein 8 — protein sequence MARTDQEAIETFINITRASEAVAIEKLEEHGGDLNAAVNAHFSEGDRNTTRSTSTVVPVDDAMDIDDPIEAVPSRPAFPLLPASRTMNAFSLLDPNFRRSFFDGVSDFTTREPLVTHPREVREVPIEVKDSSEPSRRSGHAPLIEDVSETAPGHEPITNETIIVDEVDEDSTMLPSQQNDPSRDQHVTPSAPVFDNLPDYGNDIEEQMIRAAIEASKWEVEDLSDPGPPPNQPHVAEDAQLAEAVSLSLKTAEQEKALHEQGWSGTSEPEASKPAEVQHGHLEVSNGRLMRGSSSIHDDAEDVEEQPLVRRTTIQASSGSGESEKEIGVVEASSPSNPGQQDAGNLPRNNGNAFPSDEWGGISSEEHDEAVMLEAAMFGGIPESRYHFAYAPHQFMRPEGSNTWRSPRPPSPSLAAQRLIREQQDDEYYASLQADREKELKAIEEAKARRLEEEAARKAALEEEQRKEEELRRKVEEEQECERQLAAKEASLPQEPAANEQNAVTLLVRMPDGSRRGRRFLKSDRLQSLYDFIDIGRGVKPGTYRLVRPYPRRAFNDEESSLTLNELGLTSKQEALFLELI from the exons ATGGCCAGAACTGATCAAGAAGCAATCGAGACTTTCATCAACATCACCAGGGCATCAGAAGCTGTTGCCATTGAAAAGCTTGAG GAGCATGGTGGTGATCTCAATGCAGCTGTAAATGCACATTTCAGTGAAGGAGATAGAAACAC CACAAGGTCAACGTCAACTGTAGTTCCTGTAGATGACGCCATGGATATAGATGATCCAATAGAAGCTGTACCAAGCAGGCCAGCCTTTCCACTTCTTCCAGCATCTAGAACAATGAATGCATTCTCATTGCTTGATCCAAACTTTCGTAGAAGCTTCTTTGATGGTGTTTCCGATTTTACAACTCGTGAACCATTGGTTACACATCCAAGAGAGGTGAGGGAGGTACCAATAGAGGTTAAGGATAGCAGTGAGCCATCACGTCGTTCTGGTCATGCTCCTTTGATTGAGGATGTCTCTGAAACTGCACCAGGACATGAACCAATTACCAATGAGACTATTATAGTGGATGAAGTGGATGAGGATTCTACCATGCTGCCAAGTCAGCAGAATGATCCCTCTCGTGACCAACATGTTACACCCAGTGCTCCTGTCTTTGATAATTTGCCAGACTATGGCAATGACATTGAAGAACAAATGATTCGAGCTGCCATTGAGGCTTCCAAATGGGAAGTTGAG GATTTAAGTGATCCTGGCCCTCCACCTAATCAGCCTCATGTGGCAGAGGATGCTCAACTTGCAGAAGCAGTTTCTTTGTCCTTGAAG ACAGCGGAGCAAGAGAAGGCATTGCATGAGCAGGGTTGGTCCGGAACATCAGAACCCGAAGCTTCTAAACCAGCTGAGGTGCAACATGGGCACTTGGAAGTCTCAAATGGGAG GTTAATGAGAGGAAGCTCTTCCATTCATGATGATGCCGAAGATGTGGAGGAGCAGCCTCTAGTTAGGCGCACGACCATACAGGCATCATCTGGCTCAGGGGAATCTGAGAAAGAAATTGGAGTTGTTGAGGCTAGCTCACCATCAAATCCTGGACAGCAAGATGCAGGCAATCTCCCACGGAACAATGGAAATGCCTTTCCTTCTGATGAG TGGGGAGGCATCTCCTCTGAGGAGCATGATGAGGCAGTCATGCTTGAGGCTGCAATGTTTGGGGGAATCCCTGAAAGTAGATATCACTTTGCATATGCACCTCATCAGTTCATGCGACCTGAGGGATCCAATACCTGGCGTAGCCCTCGTCCTCCATCACCCTCTTTGGCAGCTCAACGCTTGATACGGGAACAGCAA GATGATGAGTATTATGCATCATTGCAAGCTGACAGagaaaaagagttgaaagcaattGAAGAAGCCAAAGCTCGCCGTTTAGAGGAAGAAGCAGCTAGAAAAGCTGCTCTTGAAGAAGAACAGCGAAAAGAGGAAGAGCTTCGCAGGAAAGTGGAGGAGGAGCAG GAATGTGAGAGACAATTAGCTGCTAAAGAAGCTTCTCTGCCTCAAGAGCCAGCAGCCAATGAGCAAAACGCAGTAACCCTTCTTGTGCGAATGCCAGATGGCAGTCGCAGGGGCCGCCGGTTTCTCAAGTCTGATAGACTGCAG TCTCTATATGACTTCATCGATATTGGTAGAGGAGTGAAGCCAGGCACTTATAGACTG GTGAGGCCATACCCAAGGCGTGCTTTTAATGATGAAGAGAGCAGTTTGACACTAAATGAACTTGGGTTAACAAGCAAACAAGAAGCCCTATTCCTGGAGTTGATCTGA
- the LOC128285531 gene encoding protein MAINTENANCE OF MERISTEMS-like, with the protein MHTFHLPCGECTITLEDVHLQLGLPVDGDAVTGSVHSADWGAVCYELLGTISDNIKGSRIEMGWLRDTFPEPDDDSTELEKIRYARAYILQVIGGYLMSDLSRNLVHLRWLLKLVDFRVAGEFSWGSTVLATLYREMCGATRLNKAKIGDIRLLLEQQSEAQVPLVNFAIVEMHQSDRVLRQFGFRQLIPVAPEVLDDHHKIDLRQLHTD; encoded by the exons ATGCACACATTTCATCTTCCATGTGGAGAGTGCACTATCACTTTGGAAGACGTGCATTTGCAATTAGGATTGCCGGTGGACGGGGACGCAGTCACTGGGTCCGTTCATTCTGCTGATTGGGGAGCGGTATGCTACGAGCTTTTGGGTACTATTTCGGATAATATTAAAGGAAGTCGGATCGAGATGGgctggttacgagacacatttCCAGAGCCGGATGATGATTCTACCGAACTAGAAAAAATTCGATATGCTCGAGCATACATTCTTCAGGTAATTGGAGGTTATCTGATGTCGGACTTGTCACGAAACCTTGTACATCTGAGATGGCTGctgaaactcgttgattttagagTAGCTGGTGAATTTAGTTGGGGGTCTACCGTGTTGGCAACATTGTACCGGGAGATGTGCGGGGCTACGCGACTGAATAAAGCGAAAATCggag atatacggcttctattagaGCAACAGTCAGAAGCACAA GTCCCATTAGTCAACTTTGCTATTGTGGAGATGCACCAATCAGACAGAGTATTACGGCAATTTGGATTCCGACAACTGATTCCTGTTGCACCTGAGGTGTTGGATGATCATCACAAAATCGACTTACGGCAATTGCATACAGATTGA
- the LOC108482648 gene encoding cytochrome P450 87A3-like produces MLVLMCIVTLLLICITHWVNKWRNPRCNGKLPPGSMGFPLVGETLQFFTSNTTFDIPPFVKARMKRYGPIFKTSLVGRPVIVSTDPDLNHFIFLQEGQLFQSWYPDTFTEIFGRQNVGSLHGFMYKYLKNMVLNLFGPESLKRMLPEVENTACRRLQSWSSQETIELKEATASMIFDLTAKKLISYDQDNSPENLRENFVAFIQGLISFPLNIPGTAYHKCLQGRKNAMKMLKDLLNERRSMPRKHQSDFFDFVLEELQKEGTILTEAIALDLMFVLLFASFETTSLALTLAVKFLSDNPSVLNTLTDEHEAILRNRENTNSGLTWKEYKSMRYTFQFINETVRLANIVPGIFRKTLREIQFKGYTIPAGWAVMVCPPAVHLNPAKYQNPLTFNPSRWEGTEINGASKNFMAFGGGMRFCVGTDFTKVQMAVFLHCLVTKYRWKPIKGGNVLRTPGLQFPDGFHIQLLEKTRME; encoded by the exons ATGTTGGTGTTAATGTGCATTGTAACTTTGCTCCTTATCTGCATCACACATTGGGTTAACAAATGGAGAAATCCTAGATGTAATGGTAAACTTCCACCAGGTTCAATGGGGTTCCCACTTGTTGGCGAGACTCTTCAGTTCTTCACCTCCAACACTACTTTCGATATTCCTCCCTTTGTCAAAGCGAGGatgaaaag GTATGGGCCAATATTCAAGACTAGCTTAGTGGGGCGACCGGTAATTGTGTCGACTGACCCGGATCTCAACCATTTCATCTTCCTGCAAGAGGGCCAACTGTTTCAGAGCTGGTATCCTGATACATTCACAGAGATATTTGGACGTCAGAATGTAGGTTCATTACATGGTTTCATGTATAAGTACCTGAAGAATATGGTGCTTAACCTCTTCGGTCCTGAAAGCCTCAAAAGGATGCTACCTGAAGTTGAGAACACAGCTTGCAGAAGGCTGCAAAGCTGGTCAAGTCAAGAAACTATTGAATTAAAAGAAGCAACTGCTAGT ATGATATTTGATCTGACAGCCAAAAAGCTGATAAGTTATGACCAAGACAATTCCCCGGAGAATCTAAGGGAGAACTTTGTTGCATTCATCCAGGGTTTAATCTCCTTTCCGTTGAATATTCCTGGAACAGCTTATCACAAATGTTTACAG GGAAGAAAAAATGCAATGAAAATGCTGAAGGACTTGCTAAATGAAAGGCGGTCTATGCCGAGGAAACACCAAAGTGACTTTTTCGATTTCGTCCTTGAAGAACTTCAGAAAGAGGGAACAATACTCACAGAGGCAATAGCTCTGGATTTGATGTTTGTGCTACTATTTGCCAGCTTTGAAACAACGTCCCTAGCTCTAACTTTAGCTGTTAAATTCCTTTCGGACAACCCTTCAGTGCTGAACACATTAACa GATGAGCACGAGGCAATTCTACGAAACCGGGAAAATACCAACTCTGGACTTACATGGAAAGAATACAAGTCAATGAGATATACCTTCCAG TTCATCAATGAAACAGTTAGACTGGCAAATATAGTTCCAGGAATCTTCAGAAAAACACTAAGGGAAATCCAGTTCAAAG GATATACCATTCCAGCAGGTTGGGCAGTAATGGTCTGTCCCCCAGCTGTGCATCTGAATCCAGCAAAATACCAAAATCCGCTCACCTTCAATCCATCAAGATGGGAG GGAACAGAAATAAATGGAGCCTCAAAGAATTTCATGGCATTTGGTGGTGGCATGAGATTTTGTGTCGGAACAGACTTCACTAAAGTACAGATGGCTGTGTTTCTCCATTGCCTGGTTACAAAATACAG GTGGAAACCAATCAAAGGGGGAAATGTACTCCGAACTCCAGGTTTACAGTTTCCAGATGGCTTTCACATTCAGCTCCTGGAGAAAACTAGAATGGAGTAA